The genome window AAATTTACCTCACAGCTTTTGAGAGCCATTCTCCCTTTTTTGCCCATAAGTAGCCTCCGATTCCAGCGTATAAATTGCTTAAGGAAATAGCAATCCAAACTCCCAATTGACCGAGACCGAAAAGAAAGCCTAGTAGGCCGCTCAGTCCTATTCTAAAAACATAGAGTCTAATTATGGAAAGTATTGTGAAATTCAACGTGTGGCCAGATCCAGTGGCAAGGGCACTGCTGGTGAAAAAGAGCCCTAGAAATGGGAGTGAAGCAGCAAAAGCTATCATCAGAGAGGATCCCACTGAAGCAACAGCATCATCGTTTATAAATGCTCTTATGAGTGGTATTCTGAAGATTGAGATTAAAGTGGCTCCGATGAGGAGAGAGAGGAAAACGAACCTGTGGGCAATTGATGCAACCTTCTTTGCTCTCTCATATATTTCTGCTCCTATGGCTTGTGCTATCATTATAGATAATCCTCTATTTATTCCCCATGTGAACGATTGAACTATATCCAAAAGCCTCAGAGTGACGCCATACGCTGCTACTGCAGCATCCCCGAAATGTGCTACAATAGACATCATTATCAAGAAAGCTAAGTTTATAGTTATGTTCTGAATGACAAGCGGAAAACCTACTTTATTAATTAGCTTGAAAATGTAGCTATTGGGAAACAGATCATCCTTGGACGGCTTCATCCCTCCTTTTTCTCTGAAGAGGAAAAGAAGCAATAGAGAAGCTTGAAATCCCCTTGCTATGTTCGAAGTTATGGCTGCCCCCTTTACTTCCAATCTTGGGAATCCGAATAAGCCGAAGATAAGGATGGGGTCAAGAATCATGTTCAGGATGATGCTAGCTATATTGATTTTTGTTGGAGTTCGAGTGTC of Fervidicoccaceae archaeon contains these proteins:
- a CDS encoding MATE family efflux transporter, yielding MEKGENRELLENRTRILYGSPLNTLLWLSWPAIVANYVNMAYNLINALWLGRLGVEQFDAPTITSTVIWLFQSIGMAYSTAGSTIISQYFGGGDLQRASKSSGFSITFLFILSLFVSIPVYMATPWIISVMNTPSDVYPFAVSYMKLSILGTPLVFLSFSLTSIMNSYGDTRTPTKINIASIILNMILDPILIFGLFGFPRLEVKGAAITSNIARGFQASLLLLFLFREKGGMKPSKDDLFPNSYIFKLINKVGFPLVIQNITINLAFLIMMSIVAHFGDAAVAAYGVTLRLLDIVQSFTWGINRGLSIMIAQAIGAEIYERAKKVASIAHRFVFLSLLIGATLISIFRIPLIRAFINDDAVASVGSSLMIAFAASLPFLGLFFTSSALATGSGHTLNFTILSIIRLYVFRIGLSGLLGFLFGLGQLGVWIAISLSNLYAGIGGYLWAKKGEWLSKAVR